A window of the Pararge aegeria chromosome 2, ilParAegt1.1, whole genome shotgun sequence genome harbors these coding sequences:
- the LOC120634546 gene encoding interaptin-like, whose translation MDNTPRCPCCKICEDCPYFQNVVNIKSAGLVIYHYSSSGQGVNSRTGETESSTGTLILHNTKNIDIASKKLIPKLDQYKKCPRCKYILEHAEKILLKVPTINKLDVLVICDKCRTKDCKFTSPCECSEAIKKFISINKYKKNKATETKEKKCKLENLLNRSIKKHEQSHKSYDRTRSESYFKNTCLEPIIHIRAPQVDQLIESKKEFCKTNLTGIQHGRIRFSKTVDKIQLTNKNFFNAELDTDNTKYPQRRSSISQESLNFNFHAVTDKTAELRSLYKMSEQIKTDFRPNRTRVRKDNQDKEPSILDLIAEQSEKPRMLETMETPRKSTSVISDIKPGILKNETDKMVPCNTLPKYPSEFSLLVKRKDVLYRDFSYFFIKEAEKITKTLHKSKSSSELIKNTQDMLISRENELKQMLKEDLIRKFDKEVRKEITRKSLMKHKENQVVVENNVGLETNKIREVELDASTKETSAIQILKKDRQALSDKGKKSITKTVSKFEETKKLQNQKARQQKEDNLGLEKEQKLQENEKQKREKEVQSKKENEKREKKKEEQSKKEMEMLAKGSSTTVPEKNKQSGKGTEIRQKGKEEQGGTNRETLQNGRGGKENENILRVRKENSMKEEQEREKKEKSVMKTEIEENIKNLTKKRQSFIEKGQLRLENKKIHSSDRAKAKEEPTIKLKAFQEIQSDSDSKLNIPEPKKITEEPKVKELNINQIRFGKPSPDDLLLQLVKMKQTEEDKTRRKPKTLSEIKIPLALIVEHRNHKTIQMNSCDICNDSELELDMEEILLDKAKSLNKADIIIGQKIFKYKPPLKSAEKPIDPIFISTFNDDLINAIEKNTDNIPAELLRKPLPTIGKSAENENSKGIIRYALSDRTFIEKGWTMLPTEKVVRKMNVYRMRPAHPEFDWFEHNKNKKIMQYETGEKLAEFDDNGRGRLYYRSGRLALDYYDAEEVNAQQRFVIHSSGELDSRGCSRPLAILATFDYLGNGIVFDHTGKIRLKYNQTEGVVLDRSIGPVSHWKWHTLNDPPVLQQVMIDTQMAHKDPDILKLGGPTDGKPRPDNEEMLAIEFDNFIKEKSKKLSQKFKPFQIKMKALKINEHFSLRVLDQATIYLIFRDGSTNIKLNLGMILDHQEIVDTDTAEVGEVLTSLERFPARTDSLAGLQNSITYAQRVERSRVERERRLRPNQPICSKDKLTAAISRPLHTPLHTVASDSTVATCKCRKPSSNNLYYDTRFV comes from the exons ATGGATAATAC ACCACGGTGTCCATGCTGCAAGATTTGTGAAGACTGCCCATATTTTCAAAATGTTGTCAACATAAAGAGTGCTGGTTTGGTTATTTACCATTATTCTAGTAGTGGGCAAGGC GTAAATAGTCGAACGGGAGAGACTGAATCTTCTACAGGCACATTGATTCTACATAATACAAAAAACATCGACATTGCTTCAAAAAAGTTAATTCCCAAACtag ATCAGTATAAGAAGTGTCCTCGTTGTAAATACATCCTTGAACATGCAGAAAAGATATTGCTTAAAGTCCCTACAATTAATAAGCTCGATGTTCTTGTTATTTGTGATAAGTGTCGGACTAAGGACTGTAAATTTACTTCACCGTGTGAGTGTAGTGAAGccataaaaaagtttatttcaatcaataaatacaaaaaaaataaagctacagagactaaggaaaaaaaatgtaaactggaaaatttattaaatcgtTCTATCAAGAAACATGAACAATCACACAAATCATACGATCGAACTAGATCggaatcttattttaaaaatacatgcTTAGAACCAATCATACACATACGTGCGCCTCAAGTAGACCAGTTAATCGAAAGCAAAAAGGAATTTTGCAAGACAAACCTAACTGGAATTCAACATGGAAGAATCCGTTTTTCTAAAACTGTGGATAAAATTcagttaacaaacaaaaactttttcaatGCAGAATTGGATACGGACAATACAAAATATCCACAAAGACGAAGTTCCATATCTCAAGAATCTctaaatttcaattttcatgCCGTAACGGACAAAACTGCTGAATTACGATCATTATATAAAATGTCTGAACAAATTAAAACAGATTTTCGTCCAAATCGTACACGTGTCCGAAAAGATAATCAAGATAAAGAACCGtctattttagatttaatagCGGAACAAAGTGAGAAACCTCGTATGCTAGAGACCATGGAAACTCCTAGAAAATCAACTTCAGTAATATCAGATATTAAACCTGGCATTTTAAAGAACGAAACTGATAAGATGGTGCCATGTAATACTCTTCCTAAATAtccttctgaattttctcttttaGTTAAAAGAAAAGATGTTTTATATAGagattttagttatttttttataaaagaagctgaaaaaatcacaaaaactCTTCATAAAAGCAAGAGTTCTTCAGAATTGATTAAAAATACTCAAGATATGTTAATTTCAAGAgaaaatgaattaaaacaaaTGCTTAAAGAAGATTTAATTCGTAAATTCGACAAAGAAGTAAGAAAAGAAATTACTCGTAAAAGCTTGATGAAACATAAAGAAAACCAAGTAGTTGTAGAAAATAATGTAGGActagaaacaaacaaaatacgGGAAGTAGAATTGGATGCTAGTACGAAGGAAACGAGTGCTATACAAATACTCAAAAAAGACAGACAAGCACTGTCGGATAAAGGTAAAAAAAGCATCACTAAAACAGTGTCAAAATTTGAAGAAACGAAAAAGTTACAAAACCAAAAAGCAAGACAACAGAAAGAAGATAACTTGGGATTGGAAAAAGAACAAAAACTGcaagaaaatgaaaaacaaaaaagagaGAAAGAAGTGCAATCCAAGAAGGAAAACGAAAAAcgtgaaaagaaaaaagaagagcAATCTAAGAAAGAGATGGAAATGCTTGCTAAGGGATCATCTACAACTGTACCAGAAAAGAACAAACAATCTGGGAAAGGCACAGAAATACGTCAAAAAGGAAAAGAAGAGCAAGGTGGAACAAATAGAGAAACTTTACAAAATGGTCGAGGtggaaaagaaaatgaaaacatTCTACGGGTAAGAAAAGAAAATTCGATGAAAGAGGAACAAGAACgtgaaaaaaaagagaaatcaGTCATGAAAACGGAAATtgaagaaaacataaaaaacctaACTAAAAAACGGCAGTCATTTATTGAAAAAGGACAATTACGGttagaaaataagaaaattcaTTCGTCAGATAGAGCGAAGGCTAAGGAAGAgcctacaataaaattaaaagcatttcAGGAAATACAAAGTGATTCTGACAGCAAATTAAATATACCAGAACCTAAGAAAATCACTGAGGAACCAAAAGTCAAAGAACTAAACATTAATCAAATAAGATTTGGCAAACCTTCTCCTGATGATCTATTGTTACAATTAgttaaaatgaaacaaacagaagaagacaaaacaagGAGAAAACCCAAAACTCTATCAGAAATTAAAATACCTCTGGCGCTTATTGTAGAACATAGAAaccataaaactattcaaatgaATTCTTGTGATATTTGCAATGATTCTGAATTGGAGCTTGATATGGAAGAGATATTGTTAGATAAAGCCAAAAGTTTGAATAAAGCTGATATAATTATCGgacaaaaaatctttaaatataaacCTCCATTAAAGTCTGCCGAAAAACCAATCGATCCTATTTTTATTTCGACATTTAATGACGATCTTATTAATGCcattgaaaaaaatactgataatataccTGCAGAATTACTACGCAAGCCGCTACCTACGATTGGTAAAAGT GCCGAAAATGAAAATTCGAAAGGTATTATACGTTACGCGTTATCTGATCGTACGTTCATAGAAAAGGGTTGGACTATGTTACCGACAGAAAAAGTGGTTAGAAAG ATGAATGTTTATCGTATGCGACCAGCGCATCCAGAATTCGATTGGTTtgaacataataaaaacaagaaaataatgcAGTACGAAACGGGTGAAAAGTTGGCGGAATTTGATGATAACGGCCGGGGTAGACTTTATTACAGGAGCGGCCGACTAGCCCTAGATTACTACGATGCAGAAG AGGTTAATGCACAACAGCGTTTTGTTATCCATAGCAGCGGGGAGCTCGATTCAAGAGGCTGTTCGCGTCCACTAGCAATCCTTGCTACGTTCGATTATCTTGGCAACGGTATTGTTTTCGACCATACTGGTAAAATAAG acttAAATATAACCAGACTGAGGGTGTAGTACTCGACCGTAGTATCGGGCCTGTATCTCATTGGAAATGGCACACTTTAAACGATCCTCCAGTACTACAACAAGTAATGATAGATACTCAAATGGCACACAAAGACCCCGACATCCTCAAACTTGGTGGCCCTACGGATGGGAAACCACGGCCAGATAACGAAGAAATGCTTGCTATTGAGTTCGATAACTTCATAAAAGAGAAAAGTAAAAAACTGTCTCAGAAATTCAAACCCttccaaataaaaatgaaagctttgaaaataaatgaacacTTTTCTTTGAGAGTTTTAGACCAAGCTACAATATACTTGATTTTCAGAGATGGCTcgactaatattaaattaaacctaGGAATGATACTGGATCATCAAGAAATTGTGGATACAGATACTGCAGAAGTAGGAGAAGTTTTAACCAGTTTGGAAAGATTTCCAGCTAGAACTGATAGCCTGGCAGGTCTTCAAAATAGTATCACTTATGCTCAGCGTGTTGAGCGGTCACGTGTAGAACGCGAGCGTCGGTTACGACCGAATCAGCCAATTTGTAGTAAAGATAAACTAACCGCTGCAATTTCGAGACCACTACATACTCCATTACACACGGTGGCATCAGATTCTACAGTTGCGACTTGTAAATGCAGGAAACCTTCGTCTAATAATCTGTATTATGATACGCGTTTTGTGTAA
- the LOC120633734 gene encoding GPI transamidase component PIG-T gives MIKLRLFLSCIAFLSPILHIKGDDFKEEMFIKPIPPSHLYVYFQFLTVANGEESFEHSHLAPRSLGEIVSRYQVEELHLTLTEGQWKHNEWGYPVLDAAPGAELYVWFSPEVVDVDTQWKKLSSTLSGLFCASLNFIENMNTISPKMALWPAGVTGKSNHNITSQLRYASLPREIVCTENLTPWKKLLPCGSSHGFSSLLNSRMIHNTNYHSIGVHVRRMCADSSCVETNLEIKQTVALVYDFKIIKSMDWSIRKLFGQGLPGACPLSSSSKIYVDTTSNNSYPFKLHPEPNSIMLSHRGGSELELAVYDINHSNMMNVRASYEENNEIFVKIPPPLTFNRYVLGYGKEFGGIVTELSNNYWAPIDVVLLENAPWWLPIQLSTLRINGEADSKLIMSKYYSPGRNRQKPYHLELLIKLPPKTTTTVTIDFEFVYLKWQEYPPDANHGFYIGSALISANLPTAKNYTSLPITGSTFDSIINASKPWYPIVFRTNGAIVSLPTPDFSMPYNVICLACTVVALAFGPLNNICTKEVVLKLTGAPVSLKQKIFNIFKKKKD, from the exons atgataaaactgAGACTATTCCTTAGCTGTATTGCTTTTTTGAGTCCTATTCTTCACATAAAGGGAGATGATTTCAAAGAAGAAATGTTTATCAAACCAATCCCACCCTCTCACCTTTATGTTTACTTCCAATTCTTAACAGTGGCAAATGGAGAAGAATCGT TTGAACATTCTCACCTTGCACCACGTTCCTTGGGAGAAATTGTGTCAAGATATCAAGTGGAAGAGCTACATTTGACGTTAACTGAAGGACAATGGAAGCACAATGAATGGGGTTACCCTGTATTGGATGCTGCCCCTGGTGCAGAACTGTATGTGTGGTTCTCCCCTGAAGTTGTTGATGTTGATACTCAATGGAAGAAGTTGAGCTCAACGTTATCAGGGCTTTTTTgtgcatcattaaattttattgaaaatatgaaTACCATTTCACCCAAAATGGCCCTATGGCCAGCAGGGGTGACTGGTAAATCAAATCACAACATTACTTCGCAACTAAGGTATGCATCATTGCCCAGAGAAATTGTATGCACTGAGAATTTAACTCCTTGGAAAAAGCTACTGCCATGTGGATCTAGTCATGGTTTTTCATCCCTTCTCAACTCGAGAATGATTCATAATACAAACTATCATTCCATTGGTGTTCATGTGAGAAGAATGTGCGCTGACAGTAGTTGCGTAGAGactaatttagaaataaaacagaCTGTAGCACTTgtatatgattttaaaattatcaaaagtaTGGATTGGTCAATTAGAAAGTTGTTTGGCCAAGGATTGCCAGGAGCCTGTCCACTTTCATCGTCTAGTAAAATCTATGTTGATACTACTTCCAATAATTCATACCCATTTAAACTGCATCCTGAGCCAAATAGTATCATGTTATCACATAGGGGTGGCAGTGAACTAGAATTGGCAGTATACGATATCAACCATTCCAATATGATGAATGTTAGAGCATCATAtgaagaaaataatgaaatatttgttaaaattcccccacctctaactttcaacCGATATGTTCTGGGATATGGAAAAGAATTTGGTGGAATAGTTACTGAGTTATCTAATAACTATTGGGCACCTATTGATGTTGTGCTATTAGAAAATGCACCTTGGTGGCTACCAATTCAGCTTAGTACATTAAGAATTAATGGTGAGGCagatagtaaattaataatgtcaaaatattATTCTCCTGGAAGAAACAGGCAAAAACCATACCATCttgaactattaattaaattgcCACCAAAAACAACAACTACGGTAACTATAGATTTTGAATTTGTCTATCTCAAATGGCAAGAATACCCACCTGATGCAAATCATGGATTCTATATAGGATCTGCATTAATATCTGCTAATCTACCAACTGCAAAAAATTACACCAGCCTTCCAATTACTGGCAGTACATTTGACTCCATCATAAATGCATCAAAGCCAT GGTATCCCATAGTTTTCCGGACGAATGGGGCTATAGTATCCTTGCCCACACCTGACTTCAGTATGCCATATAATGTTATTTGCCTTGCTTGTACTGTCGTAGCTTTAGCTTTTGGACCTCTTAACAATATTTGTACCAAAGAAGTAGTCTTAAAATTAACTGGTGCCCCTGTTTCTTTAaagcagaaaatatttaatatttttaagaaaaagaaagacTAG